Proteins from a genomic interval of Nocardioides jishulii:
- a CDS encoding DUF742 domain-containing protein, with protein MATDDDWDDAPAPRIVRPFTITAGRTKPKVDLPVEATLRLQEHAHGRSWPNASIAHVVDVCHLRSVAEVSALVSMPIGVVRVLLADLIEAGHVAVQATISSNSSSDQRRDLIERTLRGLRAF; from the coding sequence ATGGCTACTGACGACGACTGGGACGACGCCCCCGCACCGCGGATCGTCCGTCCCTTCACGATCACCGCAGGGCGCACCAAGCCCAAGGTGGACCTCCCCGTCGAGGCGACCCTGCGCCTGCAGGAGCACGCCCACGGTCGGTCGTGGCCCAACGCCTCGATCGCCCACGTCGTGGACGTGTGCCACCTTCGTTCGGTTGCCGAGGTCTCGGCGCTCGTCTCCATGCCGATCGGCGTGGTCCGCGTGCTGCTCGCGGACCTCATCGAAGCCGGTCACGTGGCCGTGCAGGCAACCATCTCCTCCAACTCCTCCAGTGACCAGCGTCGCGACCTGATCGAAAGGACCCTCCGTGGACTTCGAGCCTTCTAA
- a CDS encoding phospholipase D-like domain-containing protein, producing MSRPLSARVVRVVRGVLVALFVTPFALAIGLTVVDKYRRRGNRSKPFPRSAPANVEVEDGSVTVYTYGQDLYDAMLAAIDGAQHQIFFETYIWKSDEIGEAFKRALSAAADRGVQVYCIYDAFANLVVPPRFKRFPSNMSVLRFPIYNAGFRFWDFRHYGRDHRKVLVVDDTVAFVGGYNIGAPYATEWRDTHIAITGPAVWDLKRAFADFWNLHRRHRLRPSEQPLLLGAPTTWEAHIRLSRNTPRLMMFPIRAMYLDAIDRAGDHIWMTHAYFIPDQDFTESLAAAVARGVDVRILIPHRSNHIVADWISRGLYAQFLEAGIRIFRYQGAMVHAKTATIDGRWTTVGTANIDRLSLTGNYEINIEIIDENMAAAMEEIYRVDLTNAVELTREEWDGREWHRKITEFLLGPLRPLL from the coding sequence GTGAGTCGTCCCCTGTCCGCCCGTGTGGTCCGAGTGGTCCGCGGCGTCCTGGTGGCGCTCTTCGTCACCCCCTTCGCCCTGGCCATCGGCCTCACGGTGGTCGACAAGTACCGCCGCCGCGGCAACCGTTCGAAGCCCTTCCCGCGCAGCGCACCCGCGAACGTCGAGGTGGAGGACGGGTCGGTCACCGTCTACACCTACGGCCAGGACCTGTACGACGCGATGCTGGCCGCGATCGACGGCGCCCAGCACCAGATCTTCTTCGAGACCTACATCTGGAAGTCGGACGAGATCGGCGAGGCGTTCAAGCGCGCACTCTCGGCTGCCGCGGACCGGGGCGTGCAGGTCTACTGCATCTACGACGCCTTCGCGAACCTCGTCGTCCCGCCACGGTTCAAGCGCTTCCCCTCCAACATGTCGGTCCTGCGCTTCCCGATCTACAACGCGGGCTTCCGGTTCTGGGACTTCCGCCACTACGGCCGCGACCACCGCAAGGTGCTGGTCGTCGACGACACCGTCGCCTTCGTGGGCGGCTACAACATCGGGGCGCCGTACGCCACGGAGTGGCGCGACACCCACATCGCCATCACCGGCCCTGCGGTCTGGGACCTGAAGCGCGCGTTCGCGGACTTCTGGAACCTCCACCGCCGGCACCGGTTGAGGCCGAGCGAACAGCCGTTGCTGCTGGGGGCCCCGACGACGTGGGAGGCCCACATCCGGCTCTCCCGCAACACCCCGCGGCTGATGATGTTCCCGATCCGCGCCATGTACCTCGACGCGATCGACCGCGCCGGCGACCACATCTGGATGACACACGCCTACTTCATCCCCGACCAGGACTTCACCGAGTCCCTGGCTGCCGCGGTGGCCCGCGGCGTCGACGTACGCATCCTCATCCCCCACCGTTCCAACCACATCGTGGCTGACTGGATCTCGCGTGGGCTCTACGCCCAGTTCCTGGAGGCGGGGATCCGCATCTTCCGCTACCAGGGTGCGATGGTGCACGCCAAGACCGCCACCATCGACGGCCGGTGGACCACGGTGGGCACCGCCAACATCGATCGCCTCAGCCTCACGGGCAACTACGAGATCAACATCGAGATCATCGACGAGAACATGGCTGCCGCGATGGAGGAGATCTACCGCGTCGACCTCACCAACGCCGTCGAGCTCACCCGCGAGGAGTGGGACGGGCGCGAGTGGCACCGCAAGATCACCGAGTTCCTGCTGGGTCCGCTCCGCCCGCTTCTCTGA
- the efp gene encoding elongation factor P: MASTNDLKNGMVLNLEGQLWSVVEFQHVKPGKGPAFVRTKLKNVESGKTVDKTFNAGTKVETANVDKRTMQYLYNDGNSYVFMDVQTYDQIEVSPESVGDAKNFLLENQEAIIATNEGRVLYVELPASVELLIAETEPGLQGDRSTGGTKPATLETGHVIQVPLFMTSGEKVKVDTRDSSYLGRVKA, translated from the coding sequence ATGGCAAGCACCAACGACCTCAAGAACGGCATGGTTCTCAACCTGGAGGGCCAGCTCTGGTCCGTGGTCGAGTTCCAGCACGTGAAGCCGGGCAAGGGCCCCGCGTTCGTCCGCACCAAGCTGAAGAACGTCGAGTCGGGCAAGACCGTCGACAAGACCTTCAACGCCGGCACGAAGGTCGAGACCGCCAACGTCGACAAGCGGACGATGCAGTACCTCTACAACGACGGCAACTCCTACGTCTTCATGGACGTGCAGACCTACGACCAGATCGAGGTCTCGCCCGAGTCGGTCGGCGACGCCAAGAACTTCCTCCTGGAGAACCAGGAAGCGATCATCGCCACCAACGAGGGTCGGGTGCTCTACGTCGAGCTGCCCGCGTCGGTGGAGCTCCTCATCGCCGAGACCGAGCCCGGCCTCCAGGGCGACCGCTCCACGGGCGGCACCAAGCCGGCCACGCTGGAGACCGGTCACGTCATCCAGGTCCCGCTCTTCATGACCAGCGGCGAGAAGGTCAAGGTCGACACCCGCGACTCGTCCTACCTCGGCCGCGTCAAGGCCTGA
- a CDS encoding roadblock/LC7 domain-containing protein: MTNESAHAQDTGLNWIVTKFIQEVPGTAHAVLVSADGLLMAASDRLPADRAEQVAAVSSGLASLAVGASRLFEGGPVLQTVIEMELGYLLLMAVGDGSNLAVLTQDSADIGQVGYEMALLVERVGRMVQATARVPQPTA, from the coding sequence ATGACCAACGAAAGCGCACACGCCCAGGACACCGGACTGAACTGGATCGTCACCAAGTTCATCCAGGAGGTTCCCGGCACCGCCCACGCCGTGCTGGTGTCCGCGGACGGCCTGCTCATGGCCGCCAGCGACCGCCTCCCCGCCGACCGTGCCGAGCAGGTCGCGGCGGTCTCGTCGGGTCTCGCCTCGTTGGCCGTCGGCGCCTCCCGCCTCTTCGAGGGTGGCCCGGTCCTCCAGACGGTCATCGAGATGGAGCTGGGCTACCTGCTCCTCATGGCCGTCGGGGACGGGTCCAACCTCGCCGTCCTGACCCAGGACTCCGCCGACATCGGCCAGGTCGGCTACGAGATGGCCCTTCTCGTCGAGCGTGTGGGCCGCATGGTCCAGGCGACGGCGCGAGTGCCCCAGCCGACCGCGTGA
- a CDS encoding ATP/GTP-binding protein produces MIAGGFGVGKTTLVGSVSEIDPLRTEALVTDESVGIDDISQVPSKHTTTVAMDFGRITLGEDLILYLFGTPGQKRFWFMWDDLCLGAIGAIVLVDTNRLDEAFSPLDYFEEKGLPFIVALNQFDQGPQFELEAVREALALPAHVPMIRIDARDRESAKGALIRVTEYALERMASQLPVG; encoded by the coding sequence GTGATTGCGGGCGGCTTCGGCGTCGGCAAGACGACCCTGGTCGGATCCGTCTCCGAGATCGACCCCCTGCGCACCGAGGCGCTCGTCACCGACGAGTCCGTGGGCATCGACGACATCTCGCAGGTGCCGTCCAAGCACACCACGACCGTGGCCATGGACTTCGGACGCATCACCCTGGGCGAGGACCTCATCCTCTACCTGTTCGGCACGCCCGGCCAGAAGCGCTTCTGGTTCATGTGGGACGACCTGTGCCTGGGCGCGATCGGCGCCATCGTGCTGGTCGACACCAACCGTCTGGACGAGGCGTTCTCGCCGCTCGACTACTTCGAGGAGAAGGGTCTGCCCTTCATCGTCGCGCTGAACCAGTTCGACCAGGGCCCGCAGTTCGAGCTCGAGGCCGTGCGCGAGGCCCTGGCACTCCCCGCGCACGTGCCGATGATCCGCATCGACGCCCGCGACCGGGAGTCCGCCAAGGGCGCCCTGATCCGCGTCACCGAGTACGCCCTCGAGCGGATGGCCAGCCAGCTCCCCGTCGGCTGA
- a CDS encoding DUF742 domain-containing protein, with translation MASYDAPRGKHAGEPAPPAFVRPFTLTRGRTVPRVDLPFEATLVTTPDSQAQVFGQHARALELCDGRSVAEVAAALELPIGVVRVLVGDLVADGHVSVRRTLTARSSHDDRLELLQRTLAGLKVS, from the coding sequence ATGGCCAGTTACGACGCTCCGCGCGGCAAGCATGCCGGTGAGCCGGCTCCTCCGGCGTTCGTCCGCCCCTTCACCCTCACCCGTGGCCGTACGGTGCCCCGCGTCGACCTCCCCTTCGAGGCCACGCTGGTGACCACCCCTGATTCACAGGCCCAGGTCTTCGGCCAGCACGCCCGAGCGCTCGAGCTCTGTGACGGACGCTCCGTGGCCGAGGTCGCAGCCGCGTTGGAGCTCCCCATCGGAGTCGTCCGCGTGCTCGTCGGCGACCTCGTGGCCGACGGCCACGTCTCGGTGCGTCGCACCCTCACCGCTCGCTCCAGCCACGACGACCGCCTCGAGCTCCTGCAGCGCACCCTCGCCGGCCTCAAGGTGAGCTGA
- a CDS encoding ATP-binding protein yields the protein MATKKNGVSSSSSDTSDVERVRSRAGWRVSGWKLRNKIALALAFPMVAASWFAVDKSVEAWLVADQYHATAGQIGVLGPTIDYLYAAESATVVARSESASNSPARKEAVEKVRKAAERLEAQIDDEALTDNQKAQLEGLVALSDQLRDGRAYVTLLQSLSQVRQLHNGVSDFYQSIINGQNAPEPVLQQIGYVMDGRLAFTMQQLQVAYQGNRITNSSDVLSALGVEEAAVAQLARAREQAPDVLDLRSLNASRFDTVEKGTGELVYEDALKVYDSLQSQVLTESEEALDASAAEARSKAILNIIILAASLLTTMVLAWLIVRVMTRPVLTVRDSAREVASTKLPQAVATIRSGGDPGTIDRIPVHTNEEMGQLARAVDELHQTAVDLAKGEAQLRTQVGEMFVTLSRRNTSLINQQLGLIEELERDEQDPRRLESLFRLDHLAARQRRTAESLVILSDAPVRQRDGQSLLVNDALQAATAGVQEYQRVEMRGGSSEQLVGAAANDIVHLLTELIDNALSFSPPTEPVNVSTTSAVGQTVISISDGGLGLPDDVLDQLNAMLRSDVGITPDAARRMGLFVVSRLAQRHSLDVRLTKNGRGGVTATVGIPDSLLVGGSKPETVVTVPPPIDVPTAHSVQAAPEVPKQAPAPTMAPPVVAEPVIQEPVAPTAPAARPDPLNDPLPTPLGDPLTDPLPQRSNGWTNAPEPAPAPVAKAPEVAPAPQEDRQVEQINAAISAVTGLPKRRPGATVPGRQAAVAPAGGSLFADTAQAPPAVAAPEPVAEPVAVPEPVALVAAPEPVAAPEPDENVSLFARATGEDGSSNGKAESGALGMVSLREVRAARAAAQGSSAAKSAPATEPSPQISAEDPLGLDTPRKTDRQVDEASTMESAELVVDEASATQVEVTDPTPVEAPAVVAPVAHEGSHNGLSNGLSNGSLPTRSPGSHSITPPPTEAPSTGWLGGTQASFGTTADAGWHAAHRATESEVVPTATSGLPQRQPGRRLVPGSVAPTRTAPTRDPEAIRKRLAAHAAGVSRGRTASVTTTNTQKEGPA from the coding sequence ATGGCAACGAAGAAGAACGGCGTGTCGTCGTCCTCGTCGGACACCTCCGACGTCGAGCGCGTGAGGTCCCGCGCCGGGTGGCGCGTCTCCGGCTGGAAGCTGCGCAACAAGATCGCCCTCGCCCTCGCCTTCCCGATGGTCGCCGCCTCGTGGTTCGCGGTCGACAAGTCGGTCGAGGCCTGGCTCGTCGCCGATCAGTACCACGCCACGGCCGGACAGATCGGCGTACTCGGCCCCACCATCGACTACCTGTACGCCGCCGAGTCCGCGACCGTCGTCGCGCGCTCCGAGTCGGCGTCCAACTCTCCCGCGCGCAAGGAAGCAGTCGAGAAGGTCCGCAAGGCAGCCGAGCGGCTCGAGGCCCAGATCGACGACGAGGCCCTCACCGACAACCAGAAGGCCCAGCTCGAAGGGCTCGTGGCGCTGAGTGACCAGCTCCGCGACGGCCGCGCCTACGTGACGCTGCTCCAGTCGCTCTCGCAGGTGCGCCAGCTGCACAACGGCGTGAGCGACTTCTACCAGTCGATCATCAACGGCCAGAACGCCCCGGAGCCCGTGCTCCAGCAGATCGGCTACGTGATGGACGGCCGGCTCGCGTTCACGATGCAGCAGCTCCAGGTCGCCTACCAGGGCAACCGCATCACCAACTCCTCCGACGTCCTGTCGGCCCTGGGCGTCGAGGAAGCTGCCGTCGCGCAGCTGGCCCGCGCCAGGGAGCAGGCCCCGGACGTCCTCGACCTGCGCTCGCTCAACGCCTCGCGCTTCGACACCGTCGAGAAGGGCACCGGCGAGCTCGTCTACGAGGACGCCCTCAAGGTCTACGACAGCCTTCAGTCCCAGGTCCTGACCGAGTCCGAGGAAGCGCTGGACGCCAGCGCTGCCGAGGCGCGCTCGAAGGCCATCCTCAACATCATCATCCTCGCGGCCTCCCTCCTCACCACGATGGTCCTGGCCTGGCTGATCGTCCGCGTGATGACCCGCCCGGTGCTCACCGTGCGCGACAGCGCCCGTGAGGTGGCCAGCACGAAGCTGCCGCAGGCGGTCGCCACGATCCGCTCCGGCGGAGACCCGGGCACGATCGACCGGATCCCTGTGCACACCAACGAGGAGATGGGCCAGCTGGCCCGAGCTGTCGACGAGCTCCACCAGACCGCCGTCGACCTCGCCAAGGGTGAGGCGCAGCTCCGTACGCAGGTCGGTGAGATGTTCGTGACCCTCTCGCGTCGCAACACCTCCCTGATCAACCAGCAGCTCGGCCTGATCGAGGAGCTTGAGCGCGACGAGCAGGACCCCCGTCGCCTCGAGAGCCTCTTCCGGCTGGACCACCTGGCTGCCCGCCAGCGTCGTACCGCCGAGAGCCTCGTCATCCTCTCCGACGCACCGGTCCGCCAGCGCGACGGTCAGAGCCTGCTGGTCAACGACGCGCTCCAGGCCGCCACGGCCGGTGTGCAGGAGTACCAGCGCGTCGAGATGCGCGGCGGCTCCTCCGAGCAGCTCGTCGGTGCGGCCGCCAACGACATCGTCCACCTGCTGACCGAGCTCATCGACAACGCGCTCTCGTTCTCGCCGCCGACCGAGCCGGTCAACGTGAGCACCACGAGCGCCGTGGGTCAGACCGTCATCTCCATCTCCGACGGTGGCCTCGGCTTGCCGGACGACGTCCTCGACCAGCTCAACGCCATGCTGCGCTCCGACGTCGGCATCACCCCCGACGCCGCCCGACGCATGGGCCTCTTCGTGGTGAGCCGTCTGGCCCAGCGCCACTCGCTCGACGTCAGGCTGACGAAGAACGGTCGCGGTGGCGTCACCGCCACCGTGGGCATCCCCGACTCCCTGCTGGTCGGTGGCTCGAAGCCGGAGACGGTCGTCACCGTGCCGCCGCCCATCGACGTGCCCACCGCTCACAGCGTGCAGGCCGCCCCGGAGGTGCCCAAGCAGGCACCTGCCCCGACCATGGCTCCTCCCGTCGTCGCCGAGCCGGTCATCCAGGAGCCCGTCGCTCCGACAGCTCCCGCTGCTCGCCCCGACCCCCTGAACGACCCGCTGCCGACGCCGCTGGGTGATCCGTTGACGGACCCCCTGCCGCAGCGCAGCAACGGCTGGACGAATGCTCCCGAACCCGCACCCGCACCCGTCGCCAAGGCACCCGAGGTCGCCCCGGCGCCTCAGGAGGACCGTCAGGTCGAGCAGATCAACGCGGCCATCAGTGCCGTGACCGGTCTGCCCAAGCGTCGGCCCGGTGCCACCGTGCCCGGTCGGCAGGCAGCGGTCGCCCCCGCCGGCGGCAGCCTCTTCGCTGACACCGCGCAGGCTCCGCCCGCCGTCGCCGCGCCCGAGCCGGTCGCCGAGCCCGTCGCAGTCCCGGAGCCCGTGGCCCTGGTCGCCGCGCCCGAGCCGGTCGCCGCACCCGAGCCCGACGAGAACGTGAGCTTGTTCGCGCGTGCCACCGGCGAGGACGGCTCCTCCAACGGGAAGGCCGAGAGTGGCGCCCTGGGCATGGTGTCGCTGCGAGAGGTGCGTGCAGCACGCGCTGCAGCGCAGGGGTCTTCCGCAGCGAAGTCGGCTCCGGCCACCGAGCCCTCTCCGCAGATCTCCGCCGAGGACCCGCTCGGCCTGGACACTCCCAGGAAGACGGACCGCCAGGTGGACGAGGCGTCCACGATGGAGTCTGCCGAGCTCGTGGTCGACGAGGCCAGCGCGACGCAGGTCGAGGTCACGGACCCCACGCCCGTCGAGGCACCTGCCGTCGTGGCGCCGGTGGCCCACGAGGGCTCGCACAACGGCCTGAGCAACGGCCTGAGCAACGGCTCGCTCCCCACGCGTTCGCCCGGCTCCCACAGCATCACCCCGCCGCCGACGGAGGCTCCCTCCACGGGCTGGCTCGGAGGCACCCAGGCCTCGTTCGGCACCACCGCCGACGCGGGCTGGCACGCCGCCCACCGGGCCACCGAGTCGGAGGTCGTCCCGACGGCCACCTCCGGCCTCCCCCAGCGTCAGCCGGGCCGACGCCTGGTCCCGGGCAGCGTCGCCCCGACGCGTACCGCCCCGACGCGCGACCCGGAAGCCATCCGTAAGCGCCTGGCAGCCCACGCAGCCGGGGTCTCCCGCGGCCGCACCGCATCCGTCACCACCACCAACACCCAGAAGGAAGGTCCGGCATGA
- the nusB gene encoding transcription antitermination factor NusB, with protein MAARSKARKRALDILFASELRSEDPVDALDKAVADGEGPTNAYTGELVRGVQAHRARIDEVLRQYAQGWSLERMPAVDRNVLRLGVYELLFSDDVPEAVAVSEALALVRDLSTDESPTYVNGVLGAVMRDKSDLV; from the coding sequence ATGGCTGCCCGCAGCAAGGCCCGCAAGCGCGCCCTTGACATCCTCTTTGCCTCCGAGCTGCGCTCGGAGGACCCGGTGGACGCCCTCGACAAGGCCGTCGCCGACGGCGAGGGCCCCACCAACGCCTACACCGGTGAGCTGGTGCGAGGCGTCCAGGCGCACCGCGCCAGGATCGACGAGGTGCTCAGGCAGTACGCCCAGGGCTGGTCGCTCGAGCGCATGCCGGCGGTGGACCGCAACGTCCTGCGCCTCGGCGTCTACGAGCTGCTCTTCTCCGACGACGTCCCCGAGGCGGTGGCCGTGAGTGAGGCCCTGGCCCTGGTCCGGGACCTGTCGACCGACGAGTCGCCCACCTACGTCAACGGTGTCCTCGGCGCCGTGATGCGCGACAAGTCCGACCTGGTCTGA
- a CDS encoding type II 3-dehydroquinate dehydratase, with the protein MSAPRVLVLNGPNLGRLGRRQPEIYGTTTHAELAVLCLTWGHELGLAVEVRQTNHEGDLLDWLNAAADEQVAVVLNAGAWTHYSLALHDACAQLEAPLVEVHLSDPKARPEVFRHTSYVEPFAAATFAGHGVEGYRMALEFVASR; encoded by the coding sequence ATGAGCGCTCCACGGGTGCTGGTGCTGAACGGCCCCAACCTCGGCCGGCTGGGGCGTCGGCAGCCCGAGATCTACGGCACGACCACCCACGCCGAGCTCGCGGTGCTGTGCCTCACGTGGGGCCACGAGCTGGGACTGGCGGTGGAGGTGCGTCAGACCAACCACGAGGGAGACCTCCTCGACTGGCTCAACGCCGCGGCCGACGAGCAGGTGGCGGTGGTGCTCAACGCGGGTGCGTGGACCCACTACTCGCTGGCGCTCCACGATGCCTGCGCCCAGCTGGAGGCGCCGCTGGTCGAGGTGCACCTCTCCGACCCGAAGGCGCGCCCCGAGGTCTTCCGGCACACCTCGTACGTCGAGCCCTTCGCCGCAGCGACCTTCGCGGGGCACGGCGTGGAGGGCTATCGGATGGCCCTGGAGTTCGTCGCCTCCCGCTAG
- a CDS encoding TetR/AcrR family transcriptional regulator, with protein MEQSTTPPAAQRSGRTPAASRRRQRTQEILAATRALFDERGLGDAQIEDIARSVGINRAIVYRHFSGKEELFALTLVGYLDELRTALSLADDASAVPAVRLQRLVEAFADYGLAHPAFVDCAQTLMRRTGPELLDEVSEEAALRLGRAMASCLGILTKVLVAGGASGDFHVTNPPALANLLYATGLGTLQLARVGLLVEEDASGAPQIRTIAGATAKDYLVRSAVALATAPVTA; from the coding sequence ATGGAGCAGAGCACCACTCCTCCCGCAGCGCAGCGCAGCGGGAGGACCCCAGCGGCGTCGCGCCGCCGCCAGCGCACCCAGGAGATCCTCGCGGCCACCCGGGCGCTCTTCGACGAGCGTGGCCTCGGTGACGCCCAGATCGAGGACATCGCGCGCTCCGTGGGCATCAATCGCGCGATCGTCTACCGCCACTTCAGCGGCAAGGAGGAGCTCTTCGCGCTCACGCTCGTCGGCTACCTCGACGAGCTGCGCACAGCCCTCTCCCTCGCCGACGACGCCTCGGCCGTCCCTGCCGTGCGTCTCCAGCGCCTCGTGGAAGCCTTTGCCGACTACGGACTCGCCCATCCGGCCTTCGTGGACTGCGCGCAGACGCTCATGCGCCGCACGGGCCCAGAGCTGCTCGACGAGGTGAGCGAGGAGGCCGCGCTGCGGCTGGGCCGCGCGATGGCCTCCTGCCTCGGCATCCTGACCAAGGTGCTGGTCGCGGGTGGCGCCTCGGGGGACTTCCACGTGACCAACCCCCCGGCCCTGGCGAACCTGCTCTACGCCACCGGCCTGGGGACCCTCCAGCTGGCCCGTGTCGGCCTCCTGGTCGAGGAGGACGCCTCCGGCGCGCCCCAGATCCGCACGATCGCCGGGGCCACTGCGAAGGACTACCTGGTCCGCTCGGCGGTGGCACTGGCCACCGCACCGGTCACCGCCTAG
- a CDS encoding DNA-3-methyladenine glycosylase family protein, whose translation MVDEGSERIWRPAWACPVGTLLRQHRRGAGDPTQRVDGATTWRAARTPLGPVTLRVEPLSAEGVVRAHAWGPGAEWALDQLPALLGAEDDVTRFDPRTPLVAEAWRRSAHWRLGRTGLLHESLLPSILEQKVTGQEAFASFRRLVRRHGDPAPGPGAALGLHVQPCAEVVAQLPSWEWIQLGVDHARSSTAVRGARLAGSLQRIVEREPSRIDAALRSIPGIGVWTSAEVRMRALGDADAVSYGDYHLATQVGWALGHTVFTDRDLADYLAPWAPHRGRVAHLLRGIGMSRPRRGPKLAPRTHLPVRR comes from the coding sequence GTGGTGGACGAGGGCTCGGAGCGGATCTGGCGGCCCGCCTGGGCCTGCCCGGTCGGGACGCTCCTGCGCCAGCACCGACGAGGGGCGGGGGACCCGACCCAGCGCGTCGACGGCGCCACGACCTGGCGGGCCGCACGTACGCCCCTGGGCCCTGTCACGCTCCGGGTGGAGCCCCTCAGTGCCGAGGGTGTGGTGCGGGCCCACGCGTGGGGCCCGGGGGCGGAGTGGGCCCTCGACCAGCTGCCTGCCCTGCTCGGTGCCGAGGACGACGTCACGCGCTTCGACCCGCGTACGCCGCTGGTCGCGGAGGCGTGGCGGCGGTCCGCGCACTGGCGTCTGGGGCGGACCGGCCTCCTCCATGAGTCCCTGCTGCCGTCGATCCTCGAGCAGAAGGTGACGGGCCAGGAGGCCTTCGCCTCCTTCCGACGCCTCGTACGGCGCCACGGTGATCCGGCGCCCGGTCCCGGCGCCGCCCTGGGGCTGCACGTGCAACCGTGCGCCGAGGTGGTGGCCCAGCTCCCCTCGTGGGAGTGGATCCAGCTCGGTGTCGACCACGCCCGGTCGAGCACCGCCGTCCGGGGTGCGCGTCTGGCGGGGTCGCTCCAGCGGATCGTGGAGCGTGAACCGTCCAGGATCGACGCCGCCCTGCGTTCGATCCCGGGGATCGGGGTGTGGACCAGCGCCGAGGTCCGCATGCGGGCCCTGGGGGACGCCGACGCCGTCTCCTACGGCGACTACCACCTCGCCACGCAGGTGGGGTGGGCGCTCGGGCACACCGTCTTCACCGACCGCGACCTGGCCGACTACCTCGCCCCGTGGGCGCCGCACCGCGGGCGCGTGGCACACCTGCTGCGGGGCATCGGGATGTCGAGACCCCGACGTGGGCCGAAGCTCGCACCGCGTACACACCTGCCGGTGAGGCGCTGA